TTGGCCGACCGGCCATTGGCACCGTGGTGGGATATTCACTGAATGACGCGGTGCGCCTGGCGGTTGCTGACGATTCGGTGCAATACGGCCGTGTGGTGGCCGACACCATTCTGAATGGCGAACCCAATGCGCGCGCCGCAACATCGATCGAGCTGGCCACACAGCTCGTGCAGCAGCCCCGTGTGGTGGCCGTGATCGGACACATGAACAGCAGTGCGAGTCTCGCGGCGGCGCAAACCTACAACGACGCGGCCGTGGTGCAGATGGCGCCCACATCGACCTCCGAGTTGTACGGCACGGCTGGTGCCTTCTCGTATCGCATGGTGCCCAGTGACGCGGAACAGGGTCCGGCCCTCGCGCAGGCCATCGCGCGGGGCTTTGCGCATGGCACACGTGTGGCGGTGATGTACGTGAACGACGACTACGGGCGCGGTCTGCGCAGCAGCTTCCGCCGTGCGCTGGACACGTTGGCCTATCCGCTGGTGGCAGAACTGCCGCATCTCGACGGACAGGAGCGCGGGACGTCGGTGAATGCCGATGTGGCGCCAGTGGCGGCGGCTCGCCCGCAGGTGATCGTGTGGATTGGCCGCCCGACCACCTTGCACGCCGTGCTGCCGTCCATTCGGCGGGATCTGGGCGACGTGACGGTACTGGGGAGCGATGCCACCACGGCGTGGACGGTGCGCGGCAATGCCGACGGCGTACTCACCGGCGTGCAGTACGTGGACTTTCTCGATCTCAACGCCACGCCTGATCTGCGCGCCTTTGCCGACCGATTTGCCGCGCGATTTGGCTACAGTCCCGGTGCCGCGGAAGTGCTGACCTACGACGCCGCGCGGCTGCTGCTGCGTGCAATCCGCGATGGCGCAGAGAGCGGTGAGGCCGTGCGGCAGTGGCTCGATGGCTTGGGTCGCGAGCGTCCGGCGTTTGTCGGCGTGTCCGGCAGCGTGACATTCACGGCCGATGGGGACATGCAGCGCCCGTTGGTCGTGCGCACCATCCCGGCGCCCGATGATTCGCTGCGCGCGC
This portion of the Gemmatimonas sp. UBA7669 genome encodes:
- a CDS encoding ABC transporter substrate-binding protein, which codes for MKVSPLRTQCALVSLMLAGVLQACDAPRVGRPAIGTVVGYSLNDAVRLAVADDSVQYGRVVADTILNGEPNARAATSIELATQLVQQPRVVAVIGHMNSSASLAAAQTYNDAAVVQMAPTSTSELYGTAGAFSYRMVPSDAEQGPALAQAIARGFAHGTRVAVMYVNDDYGRGLRSSFRRALDTLAYPLVAELPHLDGQERGTSVNADVAPVAAARPQVIVWIGRPTTLHAVLPSIRRDLGDVTVLGSDATTAWTVRGNADGVLTGVQYVDFLDLNATPDLRAFADRFAARFGYSPGAAEVLTYDAARLLLRAIRDGAESGEAVRQWLDGLGRERPAFVGVSGSVTFTADGDMQRPLVVRTIPAPDDSLRARASQGRRP